A window of the Streptomyces luomodiensis genome harbors these coding sequences:
- a CDS encoding steroid 3-ketoacyl-CoA thiolase has product MAAEPVIVEAVRTPIGKRGGALANLHPAYLLGETYRELLARTGIQPDCVEQIVGGTVTHAGEQSMNPARTAWLAMGLPYETAATTVDCQCGSSQQANHMVANMVATGVIDIGIGCGVEAMSRVPLGSGSKHGPGKPFPEEWNVDLPNQFQAAERIARNRGLTREHVDALGLASQERAARAWAEERFKRETFAVQVPTTDEEQTAGQGMWRAVDRDEGLRDTSMEALSGLKPIMPTAVHTAGNSSQISDGACAVLWSSKRMARALKLRPRARIVAQALVGTDPHYHLDGPIDATKAVLGKAGMTLKDIDLVEINEAFASVVLSWAQVFEQDLEKVNVNGGAIALGHPVGATGARLITTALHELERADKEFALITMCAGGGLATGTILQRL; this is encoded by the coding sequence ATGGCCGCGGAACCCGTCATCGTCGAAGCCGTACGCACCCCCATCGGCAAGCGCGGAGGCGCGCTCGCCAACCTCCACCCCGCCTATCTGCTCGGCGAGACCTACCGCGAACTCCTCGCCCGCACCGGCATCCAGCCCGACTGCGTCGAACAGATCGTCGGCGGCACGGTCACCCACGCCGGGGAGCAGTCGATGAACCCCGCGCGGACCGCCTGGCTGGCCATGGGGCTGCCGTACGAAACCGCGGCGACGACGGTGGACTGTCAGTGCGGCTCCTCGCAGCAGGCCAATCATATGGTGGCCAACATGGTCGCCACCGGCGTCATCGACATCGGCATCGGCTGCGGGGTCGAGGCCATGTCGCGGGTGCCGCTGGGCAGCGGCTCCAAACACGGGCCGGGCAAACCGTTCCCGGAGGAGTGGAACGTGGACCTGCCCAATCAGTTCCAGGCGGCCGAGCGCATCGCCCGCAACCGCGGCCTGACCCGCGAGCACGTGGACGCGCTCGGACTGGCCTCCCAGGAGCGGGCGGCACGGGCCTGGGCGGAGGAGCGGTTCAAGCGCGAGACCTTCGCGGTGCAGGTGCCCACGACCGACGAGGAACAGACGGCCGGACAGGGCATGTGGCGGGCCGTCGACCGGGACGAGGGGCTGCGCGACACCAGCATGGAGGCGCTGAGCGGGCTCAAGCCCATCATGCCCACCGCCGTGCACACCGCCGGCAACTCCTCCCAGATCTCCGACGGCGCGTGCGCGGTGCTCTGGTCCTCCAAGCGGATGGCCCGCGCCCTCAAACTCCGCCCCCGCGCCCGCATCGTGGCACAGGCCCTGGTCGGCACCGATCCGCACTACCACCTGGACGGGCCGATCGACGCGACGAAGGCGGTCCTCGGCAAGGCCGGGATGACCCTGAAGGACATCGACCTGGTCGAGATCAACGAGGCGTTCGCCTCGGTGGTCCTGTCCTGGGCCCAGGTCTTCGAACAGGACCTGGAGAAGGTGAACGTGAACGGCGGCGCGATCGCGCTGGGACATCCGGTGGGCGCCACCGGGGCCCGCCTGATCACCACGGCGCTGCATGAACTGGAGCGCGCGGACAAGGAGTTCGCGCTGATCACCATGTGCGCGGGCGGCGGCCTGGCCACGGGCACGATCCTGCAGCGGCTGTAG